From one Desulfurobacterium thermolithotrophum DSM 11699 genomic stretch:
- the aroA gene encoding 3-phosphoshikimate 1-carboxyvinyltransferase, translating to MFRAEFKGTLKGSIRVPSDKSISHRSIMLGSLNKGTVVVRNFLRSEDCLNTLKAFLELGVEIEDRKDVIIIKGKGKHSLKEPFNIIDLGNSGTSIRLISGILSGQPFYSVLTGDQYLRRRPMDRIAIPLKMMGAEIFGREGGKYPPLTILGKRKLKGIDYKSPKASAQVKSAVLLAGLFSDEPVSVTEPAKSRDHTERMLRAFGVDVEIKGLTVCLGKNRNLEKDIEIDVPADISSAAFFLVGAAITPGSEIVLKDVILNPTRTGILDVMKRMKANVKVENIKSVSGEEVGDISVSYSPNLKATEIKGEEIPRLIDEIPIIALLATQAEGETIIKDAQELRVKESDRIKSTVENLRAIGAEVEELPDGMIIRGKTSLRGGMVQSYGDHRIAMTFTIASLISEEVIEIDDVDCIKTSYPRFFEDFKHLLIE from the coding sequence GTGTTTAGAGCAGAATTTAAAGGGACACTAAAGGGTAGCATAAGAGTTCCTTCTGATAAATCAATTTCTCACCGTTCGATAATGTTAGGTTCTTTAAATAAAGGTACTGTTGTTGTAAGAAACTTTTTGCGCTCTGAGGATTGTCTTAATACTTTAAAAGCTTTTTTAGAACTTGGTGTAGAAATAGAAGATAGAAAAGATGTAATTATTATAAAGGGAAAAGGGAAACATTCTTTAAAAGAGCCATTTAACATAATAGATCTTGGAAATTCTGGAACATCCATAAGACTTATATCAGGAATTCTTTCAGGACAACCTTTTTATTCTGTCCTTACAGGGGATCAGTACTTACGTCGTCGTCCTATGGATAGAATAGCTATTCCGTTAAAAATGATGGGAGCAGAGATTTTTGGAAGAGAAGGAGGGAAGTATCCTCCTTTAACAATCCTCGGAAAAAGAAAGTTAAAAGGAATTGACTATAAAAGTCCAAAAGCCTCAGCACAAGTTAAATCAGCAGTGCTTCTTGCTGGGCTCTTTAGCGATGAACCTGTTTCTGTTACTGAACCTGCAAAGAGCAGAGACCATACAGAAAGAATGCTAAGAGCATTTGGAGTAGATGTAGAGATTAAAGGTTTAACTGTTTGTCTTGGTAAAAACAGAAATCTTGAAAAAGATATTGAAATAGACGTTCCTGCAGACATATCATCAGCTGCTTTCTTTTTAGTAGGTGCAGCAATTACTCCAGGTTCAGAAATAGTATTAAAAGATGTTATTTTAAATCCAACACGAACTGGCATATTAGATGTAATGAAAAGGATGAAAGCAAATGTAAAAGTTGAAAATATTAAAAGTGTATCTGGAGAAGAGGTTGGAGATATTTCTGTTTCTTACTCTCCAAATCTGAAAGCGACAGAAATAAAAGGAGAAGAAATACCAAGATTAATAGATGAGATACCAATAATAGCTCTTCTTGCTACACAGGCAGAAGGCGAAACTATCATCAAAGATGCTCAAGAGTTAAGGGTTAAAGAAAGCGACCGCATAAAATCAACTGTTGAGAATTTAAGAGCAATCGGAGCAGAAGTAGAAGAGCTCCCAGATGGGATGATAATAAGAGGAAAGACTTCTTTAAGGGGAGGCATGGTTCAATCCTACGGCGATCACCGAATAGCCATGACATTCACCATTGCTTCGTTAATATCTGAAGAAGTTATAGAAATAGATGATGTTGATTGTATAAAAACTTCATATCCTCGCTTTTTTGAAGATTTTAAACACTTGCTAATAGAATAA
- a CDS encoding aminotransferase class IV, translating into MERSFGIFETVRVENGKAIFVNYHFRRLKKSSKLLKIPLSLSLEEFKKRIEESADYEVSLVRLTLYKNGNYNIYSRPCQKKTSVTLIPVNSIKRYYSPISLHKTIDIMDSIYAIEEARKLGGDEALLFDINGFISETAFANIFFVKDGVFFTPSLKTGCLPGTRREFILNLLKEMDIPIFEGFYSLEDLISADEVFITSARYDVAQVKRVGKVELKTPAGKSWGKRILDIIQSFI; encoded by the coding sequence ATGGAAAGAAGTTTTGGAATATTTGAAACTGTAAGAGTCGAAAATGGTAAAGCAATCTTTGTAAACTATCACTTTAGGCGATTAAAAAAGAGCTCTAAATTACTTAAAATTCCTCTTTCGCTATCTTTAGAAGAATTCAAAAAAAGGATAGAAGAAAGTGCAGATTATGAAGTTTCTCTTGTGAGGTTAACTCTTTACAAAAATGGAAATTATAATATTTACTCTCGTCCTTGCCAGAAAAAAACCTCTGTTACACTCATTCCAGTTAATAGCATAAAACGCTATTACTCTCCTATTTCTCTTCACAAAACAATAGACATTATGGATTCCATTTATGCAATAGAAGAAGCAAGAAAATTGGGTGGAGATGAAGCCTTACTCTTTGATATTAATGGTTTTATCTCCGAAACAGCTTTTGCAAATATTTTCTTTGTAAAAGACGGTGTCTTCTTTACTCCTTCGCTTAAAACAGGCTGTTTACCCGGGACAAGAAGAGAATTTATACTTAATCTTTTAAAAGAAATGGATATTCCTATTTTTGAAGGTTTCTATAGTCTTGAAGATCTAATTTCTGCTGATGAAGTATTTATAACAAGTGCTCGATATGATGTCGCTCAAGTAAAAAGAGTAGGAAAAGTGGAATTAAAAACCCCAGCGGGTAAAAGCTGGGGAAAGAGAATTTTAGATATAATTCAAAGTTTTATATAG
- the recO gene encoding DNA repair protein RecO translates to MKLKGFVLRSKQLGSNLKHITAFTDKLGKVDFIVKLKRGDFPLKFDLFSLSSFQLNQKGEGYELKEADLIKSYFPESMEKFFYLSKISKLLVPYHLVESKKLFKLIEAYFSVEKSYSVAYTMFLLKFAFIEGIFPVLTRCVNCSSKKVISFSIEKGGVVCQSCLNSKSFSWNFELSKLALNLAKNSFEKMKDIKISYVKLEKINKVFEAHIRYRLS, encoded by the coding sequence ATGAAATTGAAGGGATTTGTCTTAAGATCAAAGCAGTTAGGAAGTAATCTTAAACATATAACGGCATTCACAGATAAGCTTGGAAAAGTTGATTTTATTGTAAAGTTGAAGAGAGGGGATTTTCCCCTCAAATTTGACCTTTTTTCCCTTTCATCTTTTCAACTCAATCAAAAAGGAGAAGGCTACGAGCTCAAAGAAGCTGATCTAATAAAGTCGTACTTTCCAGAAAGTATGGAAAAATTTTTTTATCTAAGTAAAATTTCTAAACTCTTAGTTCCTTATCATTTAGTAGAAAGTAAAAAACTTTTTAAGCTAATTGAAGCTTACTTTTCTGTTGAAAAATCTTATAGTGTTGCTTACACGATGTTTCTTTTAAAGTTTGCTTTCATTGAAGGAATATTTCCTGTTCTTACAAGATGTGTTAATTGTAGTTCTAAGAAAGTAATTTCCTTTTCTATTGAAAAAGGAGGAGTCGTTTGTCAAAGTTGTTTAAATTCTAAGAGCTTTTCGTGGAATTTTGAACTTTCAAAATTAGCTTTAAATTTGGCAAAAAATTCTTTTGAAAAAATGAAAGATATTAAAATTTCTTATGTAAAGCTTGAAAAAATAAATAAGGTATTTGAAGCTCATATAAGGTATAGGTTGTCTTAA
- the ychF gene encoding redox-regulated ATPase YchF — MGFNCGIVGLPNVGKSTLFNALTNTSKAEAANYPFCTIEPNVGIVEVLDKRLYKIAEIVKPEKITPTTIEFVDIAGLVKGASKGEGLGNQFLANIRNVDAIAHVVRCFSDENVVHVDGSVNPLRDIETINLELVFKDIESIEKRLQKVFKQAKSGDKKARLEVEVLETLKEILERGERIYPYLEKLDEGKRVVKELSLLTAKPVMYIANVDEEGLFEDNEYVKQVKELAEKEEAPVVKICAKVEAELAELEKEEKEEFLKELGMEEPGLNAVIREGYKLLDLITFFTAGEQEVRAWTIKRGTKAPQAAGKIHSDIERGFIRAEVTKYEDLIREGSMQACKEKGLMKLEGKDYEVQDGDIIYFRFNV; from the coding sequence ATGGGATTTAACTGCGGAATTGTTGGTCTTCCTAATGTTGGAAAATCGACACTTTTTAACGCTTTAACAAACACTTCAAAGGCAGAAGCTGCTAACTATCCTTTCTGTACCATCGAACCGAACGTCGGAATTGTAGAGGTTCTAGACAAAAGACTTTATAAAATAGCAGAAATTGTAAAGCCTGAAAAGATAACTCCTACGACTATAGAATTTGTTGATATTGCAGGTCTTGTTAAAGGTGCAAGTAAAGGAGAAGGATTAGGAAATCAATTTCTTGCAAACATTAGAAATGTTGACGCAATAGCACATGTTGTAAGATGTTTTAGCGATGAAAATGTTGTGCATGTAGATGGAAGTGTAAATCCTCTAAGGGATATAGAAACGATAAATTTGGAGCTCGTCTTTAAAGATATTGAAAGCATTGAAAAGAGACTTCAAAAAGTTTTTAAACAAGCAAAGTCTGGAGACAAAAAAGCAAGGTTAGAAGTTGAAGTTCTTGAAACATTAAAGGAGATCTTAGAAAGAGGAGAAAGAATCTATCCTTATCTTGAAAAGCTTGATGAAGGAAAAAGAGTTGTAAAAGAGCTTTCTCTTCTTACAGCGAAACCTGTAATGTATATTGCAAACGTTGATGAAGAAGGACTTTTTGAAGACAATGAATATGTAAAACAGGTAAAAGAGTTAGCGGAAAAAGAAGAAGCTCCCGTTGTAAAGATCTGTGCTAAGGTAGAAGCAGAATTAGCAGAGCTTGAAAAAGAAGAAAAAGAAGAGTTTTTGAAGGAATTAGGAATGGAAGAGCCAGGATTGAATGCTGTTATTCGAGAAGGATATAAGCTTTTAGACCTAATTACTTTCTTTACTGCTGGAGAACAGGAAGTTAGAGCATGGACTATAAAAAGAGGAACAAAAGCTCCACAAGCTGCAGGAAAAATTCACTCAGATATAGAAAGAGGATTTATACGAGCAGAAGTAACAAAGTATGAAGACCTTATAAGAGAAGGTTCTATGCAGGCATGTAAGGAAAAAGGTCTTATGAAATTAGAAGGGAAAGATTATGAAGTCCAAGACGGAGATATAATCTATTTTAGGTTCAACGTTTAA